A region of Kribbella sp. NBC_01245 DNA encodes the following proteins:
- a CDS encoding serine hydrolase domain-containing protein: protein MASSMSAAVGLRKTYEGPETTTEKGRGRMPRGIRRMAGAVLAVALLVGVGAPGVATAEGRRVPLADGGQGRPELQEAIQEVVDSGFAGVQMRVNDERGEWVGSAGARKLGEGAKPSTSGWFWVGSVTKNFVATLVLQLVAEGKVGLDGSVAGYLPEFKLDRRITVRMLLQHTSGLFNYTGEFYDDGTYVPGIPGAGKEWVDNRFRTYRPEELVRLALSKPAKFAPGTNWSYANTNYTLAVLLVEKVTGRSYAEEMKRRILRPLGMKGTVVPGNRTQLPGPHAHGYYRYQDAGQWKTVDVTRQNLSLLAGAGDMISTTEDLHTYFSALNGGKLLPAQLLAEMRKPHPKSGDFHYGLGLFVQDLGPECGGTTILHHNGGPPGGYGALMVSTPDGRKTLTASITTGDAAIDLATEFWKAFNMLAKEVFCGGKAAG from the coding sequence ATGGCTAGTTCAATGAGCGCGGCCGTGGGGTTGCGGAAGACGTATGAGGGTCCGGAAACGACTACTGAGAAGGGCAGGGGGCGGATGCCGCGGGGCATTCGGCGGATGGCGGGCGCGGTGCTGGCTGTTGCGTTGTTGGTTGGGGTGGGGGCGCCTGGGGTGGCGACTGCGGAGGGCAGGCGCGTGCCGTTGGCGGATGGTGGGCAGGGGCGGCCGGAGTTGCAGGAGGCGATTCAGGAGGTTGTGGACTCCGGGTTCGCTGGGGTGCAGATGCGGGTGAACGATGAGCGCGGGGAGTGGGTTGGTAGCGCGGGGGCGCGCAAGTTGGGGGAGGGGGCGAAGCCGTCGACTAGTGGGTGGTTCTGGGTGGGGAGTGTTACCAAGAACTTCGTCGCGACGCTGGTGCTGCAGTTGGTGGCTGAGGGGAAGGTCGGGCTGGATGGCTCGGTGGCGGGTTATCTGCCGGAGTTCAAGTTGGACCGGCGGATTACCGTGCGGATGCTGTTGCAGCACACGAGTGGGTTGTTCAACTACACGGGCGAGTTCTACGACGACGGGACGTACGTGCCGGGGATCCCGGGGGCGGGTAAGGAGTGGGTGGATAACCGGTTCCGTACTTACCGGCCCGAGGAGCTGGTACGGCTGGCGTTGTCCAAGCCGGCGAAGTTCGCGCCGGGGACGAACTGGAGCTATGCCAACACCAACTACACGCTTGCCGTGCTGCTGGTCGAGAAGGTCACCGGCCGCTCGTACGCCGAAGAGATGAAGCGGCGGATCCTGCGGCCGCTCGGGATGAAGGGGACCGTGGTGCCGGGCAACCGGACGCAGCTCCCCGGGCCGCATGCTCACGGCTACTACCGCTACCAGGACGCTGGGCAGTGGAAGACGGTCGATGTCACCCGCCAGAACCTCTCACTACTGGCAGGCGCCGGTGACATGATCTCGACCACCGAGGACCTCCACACGTACTTCTCCGCGCTGAATGGCGGCAAGCTCCTCCCGGCCCAACTGCTGGCCGAGATGCGTAAGCCTCACCCCAAGAGCGGCGACTTCCACTACGGCCTCGGGTTGTTCGTGCAGGACCTGGGCCCGGAGTGTGGCGGCACGACCATCCTCCACCACAACGGCGGCCCTCCCGGCGGCTACGGGGCACTGATGGTCAGCACGCCTGACGGTCGTAAGACCCTGACCGCCTCGATTACCACCGGAGACGCGGCAATCGACCTCGCGACGGAGTTTTGGAAGGCGTTCAACATGCTGGCCAAAGAGGTGTTCTGCGGCGGGAAGGCCGCGGGCTGA
- a CDS encoding CocE/NonD family hydrolase: MTNNRNLAAIALATALVVAGTPAAVATAATAKQTTEISDGLTQPVFSYKDAIREHVRVQSPADSDGDGKKDLIRVDIIRPKESSSGLKLPVIMHQSPYFDTPGVGFELDHKKYDANGNLTKFPLFYDNYFVPRGYAYVSVDMSGTRLSEGCPTSGGPSDVLGGKAAIDWLNGRTTAYDAKGDPVKATWTTGRTGMIGHSYEGSLAMGVAGTGVRGLETIVPLAGPSSWYEMWRANGTLTDFKGGQEWLAKMVDADPDEKCAAAYQRMTEGSDDETGNYNAYWRELDYRTGPVSSVRNVRASVFSVVGMQDRNVTADQFSTWWAGLPHGVQRKVWVTQYGHLDPFWARREVWVNTLHKWFDHELMGVPNDVMRQPRADVQLGPDRWIAQADWPAQTRTTTLRPQQDGSLASKPSAGTGSYTETRQTEIGMAGDPGTTNPYRLAFLTPALKNATRLSGTASVSLRVKLDMPTANLGVLLVDYGQDTRIHGVDPAGGQGLKLIEGKDCVGESTADDSSCYLRAADNTVTSGFQVVARGFMDAQNHKSLSHPTPLKPGKSYQITWSMLPQDYEFKAGHRLGLVLTGTNADVTEAETGTGTNVTVDLSGTSVSLPLVAGTASGG; the protein is encoded by the coding sequence ATGACCAACAACAGGAACCTCGCCGCAATCGCACTCGCGACCGCGCTCGTGGTCGCCGGTACTCCCGCCGCAGTCGCGACCGCCGCGACCGCGAAGCAGACAACCGAAATCTCCGATGGGCTGACGCAGCCCGTCTTCTCCTACAAAGACGCCATCCGCGAGCACGTCCGGGTGCAGTCGCCGGCCGACAGCGACGGCGACGGCAAGAAGGACCTGATCCGGGTAGACATCATCCGGCCGAAAGAGAGCAGCTCCGGGCTCAAGCTCCCGGTGATCATGCACCAGAGTCCGTACTTCGACACCCCCGGCGTCGGCTTCGAGCTGGACCACAAGAAGTACGACGCCAACGGGAACCTCACGAAGTTCCCGCTGTTCTACGACAACTACTTCGTCCCGCGCGGCTACGCGTACGTGTCCGTCGACATGAGCGGCACCAGGTTGTCGGAGGGCTGCCCGACCTCGGGCGGCCCGTCCGACGTACTGGGCGGCAAGGCGGCCATCGACTGGCTGAACGGCCGGACGACCGCGTACGACGCCAAGGGCGATCCGGTCAAAGCCACCTGGACCACCGGCCGTACCGGCATGATCGGCCATTCGTACGAGGGATCCCTCGCCATGGGAGTCGCCGGCACCGGGGTGCGGGGTCTAGAGACGATCGTGCCGCTCGCGGGCCCCAGCAGCTGGTACGAAATGTGGCGCGCCAACGGCACCCTCACGGATTTCAAGGGCGGGCAGGAATGGTTGGCCAAAATGGTCGACGCGGATCCGGACGAGAAGTGCGCGGCGGCGTACCAGCGCATGACCGAGGGCTCGGACGACGAAACCGGCAACTACAACGCCTACTGGCGTGAACTCGACTACCGGACCGGACCCGTGTCGAGTGTGCGCAACGTACGCGCCAGCGTCTTCTCGGTAGTGGGGATGCAAGACCGGAACGTGACGGCCGACCAATTCTCCACCTGGTGGGCCGGGCTGCCCCACGGCGTACAGCGCAAGGTGTGGGTTACGCAGTACGGGCACCTCGATCCGTTCTGGGCCCGCCGCGAGGTGTGGGTCAACACTCTGCACAAGTGGTTCGACCACGAATTGATGGGCGTACCCAACGACGTCATGCGGCAGCCGCGCGCCGACGTACAGCTCGGCCCGGACCGTTGGATCGCCCAAGCCGACTGGCCGGCGCAGACGCGGACGACGACCCTGCGACCGCAGCAGGACGGTTCGCTCGCCAGTAAGCCGTCAGCCGGGACCGGTAGCTACACCGAGACCCGCCAGACCGAGATCGGGATGGCCGGCGACCCCGGCACCACCAACCCGTACCGGCTGGCATTCCTGACGCCTGCCCTGAAGAACGCGACGCGGCTGTCCGGTACGGCTTCGGTGAGCCTACGAGTCAAGCTGGACATGCCGACTGCCAACCTGGGCGTACTGCTCGTCGACTACGGTCAGGACACCCGCATCCACGGCGTCGATCCCGCTGGCGGGCAAGGCCTCAAGCTCATCGAGGGCAAAGACTGCGTCGGCGAGAGCACGGCCGATGACAGCAGCTGCTACCTCAGGGCCGCCGACAACACGGTGACCTCCGGCTTCCAGGTGGTCGCCCGCGGGTTCATGGACGCGCAGAACCACAAGTCACTGAGCCACCCGACACCACTGAAGCCGGGCAAGTCGTACCAGATCACCTGGTCGATGCTGCCGCAGGACTACGAGTTCAAGGCGGGACACCGGCTGGGCCTGGTACTGACCGGCACCAACGCCGACGTCACCGAAGCCGAAACCGGCACCGGGACCAACGTCACCGTCGACCTGTCCGGCACCTCGGTCTCACTGCCCCTGGTCGCAGGCACCGCCAGCGGAGGCTAG
- a CDS encoding RidA family protein, with translation MSGHFNPPRMWAPNGRAFSQGVVQPPGQVIHVTGQVAWDEDSNVVGISDAGMQLEKSLDNVRIILAEVGGTLADIVSMTIYFLDRGDLPAIQEVRARHFPAATAPASILIQAAGLVAPELLVEVVPIAVVPLSRFREPQAGGRLS, from the coding sequence ATGAGTGGACACTTCAATCCACCGCGCATGTGGGCGCCCAACGGACGTGCCTTCTCCCAGGGAGTCGTCCAGCCTCCCGGACAGGTCATCCACGTAACCGGTCAGGTTGCTTGGGATGAGGACAGCAACGTGGTCGGCATCAGCGACGCCGGGATGCAGCTGGAAAAGAGCCTGGACAACGTCCGGATCATCCTGGCAGAGGTCGGCGGCACGCTCGCCGACATCGTCAGCATGACCATCTACTTCCTGGATCGCGGCGACCTGCCCGCCATCCAGGAAGTGCGTGCCCGCCACTTCCCAGCGGCTACCGCTCCGGCGAGCATCCTGATCCAGGCCGCGGGGCTGGTCGCGCCCGAGTTGCTGGTCGAAGTCGTGCCGATCGCAGTTGTACCGCTGTCGCGATTCCGCGAACCCCAAGCAGGCGGCCGGCTCTCGTAA
- a CDS encoding squalene cyclase: MGLDQALVDWLLDSDPALRWQVERDVVRAPRPAWEATRARIATEGFGAKLLALQDPDGQWAGGAYFPGSSDGPDAAEATHDPETTEATEAAGEEGQPWTATTWTLNTLRDWGLDATALAGTAELLAANSRWEYDDLPYWDGEVDCCINAYTLANGAWLGADVSGIAQWFVDHRLQDGGWNCEWVEGSTRSSFHSTLNALKGLLYYENATGGSDALREARRAGEEYLLERRLLHARSTGELVGPWVTRFVYPFRWFYSVLNAADYFREAALYDGITPDPRLAQAIEVIRAARLPDGTWLQEGRHPGRAWFEIDVPPGEPSRWLTFYGTRVLTWWDGQLRVSPIPK; encoded by the coding sequence ATGGGGCTTGATCAGGCGTTGGTCGACTGGTTGCTTGATAGCGATCCGGCGTTGCGATGGCAGGTGGAGCGCGACGTTGTGAGGGCACCGCGGCCGGCGTGGGAGGCGACACGGGCCCGGATCGCGACGGAGGGTTTCGGGGCGAAACTGCTTGCACTGCAGGATCCCGACGGGCAGTGGGCCGGTGGAGCGTACTTCCCAGGTAGTTCCGACGGCCCCGATGCGGCGGAGGCAACTCACGACCCCGAGACGACCGAGGCGACCGAGGCGGCGGGGGAGGAGGGGCAGCCTTGGACGGCGACGACGTGGACGCTGAATACCCTGCGCGACTGGGGCCTCGACGCGACCGCGCTCGCCGGCACGGCCGAGCTGCTAGCGGCGAATAGCCGGTGGGAGTACGACGACCTGCCGTATTGGGATGGCGAGGTCGATTGCTGCATCAACGCGTACACGCTTGCCAACGGCGCCTGGCTCGGAGCGGACGTCTCGGGCATCGCCCAGTGGTTCGTCGACCATCGTCTCCAAGATGGCGGCTGGAATTGCGAATGGGTGGAAGGCTCGACCCGCTCCTCGTTCCATTCCACGCTAAACGCCCTGAAGGGCTTGCTGTACTACGAAAACGCGACCGGCGGAAGCGACGCGTTGCGGGAGGCCCGTAGAGCCGGCGAGGAGTACTTGCTGGAGCGCCGCCTCCTCCACGCCCGGTCGACGGGGGAGCTCGTCGGGCCGTGGGTGACGCGGTTCGTCTACCCGTTCCGCTGGTTCTACAGCGTGCTGAACGCGGCGGACTACTTCCGCGAAGCAGCGCTGTACGACGGCATCACGCCCGATCCCCGCCTGGCGCAAGCGATCGAGGTGATCCGGGCCGCCCGCCTCCCCGACGGCACCTGGCTCCAGGAAGGGCGCCACCCGGGACGCGCCTGGTTCGAGATCGACGTACCGCCGGGCGAGCCTTCCAGGTGGCTCACGTTCTACGGCACGCGCGTGCTCACGTGGTGGGACGGCCAATTGCGCGTTAGTCCCATTCCCAAGTGA
- a CDS encoding SMI1/KNR4 family protein, whose product MASHERVRELVYGAVRSPDEPGIRGATARELVELEARLGRALPAELVEFLGICRGAVIGPGGVFGHRPDKSYVDLPAVRTLYPEWQAGDWLPIAGDGCGNYYMLLADGAVGFVDTMADPGVIEEVAAPDLFTFIEGLLANDQAPEDPATHPG is encoded by the coding sequence GTGGCCAGTCATGAGCGCGTGCGGGAACTCGTCTATGGGGCGGTTCGGAGTCCTGATGAGCCAGGCATTCGGGGTGCCACGGCGCGGGAGTTGGTTGAGTTGGAGGCGCGTCTTGGTAGGGCGTTGCCGGCGGAGTTGGTGGAGTTTCTGGGCATTTGCCGGGGTGCCGTGATCGGGCCTGGCGGCGTGTTCGGTCATCGGCCGGATAAGTCGTACGTCGATCTCCCGGCCGTCCGCACGCTCTATCCCGAATGGCAGGCCGGCGACTGGTTGCCCATTGCCGGCGACGGGTGCGGCAACTACTACATGCTGCTCGCGGACGGAGCGGTCGGATTCGTTGACACGATGGCGGACCCGGGCGTGATCGAGGAAGTTGCGGCTCCCGATCTCTTCACGTTCATCGAAGGCCTACTGGCAAACGACCAGGCGCCGGAAGACCCCGCGACACACCCGGGTTAA
- a CDS encoding Fur family transcriptional regulator, whose translation MLRGAAMRVTRPRLAVLTAVYANPHADTDSLIGAVRTELPAVSHQAVYDCLHALTAAGLVRRIQPSGSVARYESRVGDNHHHVMCRSCGVIADVDCAVGHAPCLTASGDHGFEIDEAEVIYWGLCANCSNASTP comes from the coding sequence ATGCTGCGCGGGGCCGCCATGCGGGTGACGCGTCCGCGGCTGGCTGTGCTGACCGCGGTGTACGCCAATCCGCACGCCGATACGGACTCCCTCATCGGCGCCGTGCGGACGGAGTTGCCCGCGGTTTCGCATCAGGCCGTGTACGACTGCCTGCACGCGTTGACCGCCGCGGGGTTGGTAAGGCGCATCCAGCCATCCGGTTCCGTGGCCCGCTACGAGTCGCGGGTCGGCGACAACCATCACCACGTCATGTGCCGGTCGTGCGGCGTCATCGCCGATGTCGACTGCGCTGTCGGTCATGCCCCGTGCCTGACCGCGTCCGGCGACCACGGCTTCGAGATCGACGAGGCCGAGGTCATCTACTGGGGCCTCTGCGCCAACTGTTCCAACGCAAGTACCCCCTGA
- the katG gene encoding catalase/peroxidase HPI — MSENHQPLPAEASEESRGEENNASQGGCPVAHGAGATHPTRGSANRGWWPNQLNLKILAKNPAVANPLGETFDYAEEFKTLDLPAVKRDIAEVLTTSQDWWPADFGHYGPFMIRMAWHSAGTYRITDGRGGAGAGQQRFAPLNSWPDNGNLDKARRLLWPVKKKYGQKLSWADLMILTGNVALESMGFKTFGFAGGRPDVWEPDEDVYWGPETTWLDDERYSGDRELEKPLGAVQMGLIYVNPEGPNGNPDPLAAARDIRETFRRMAMNDEETVALIAGGHTFGKTHGAADPEKYVGAEPEGAPLEEQGLGWKNSFGTGKGGDTITSGLEGIWTNTPIEWDNSFFEILFGYEWELFKSPAGANQWRPKDGAGAGSVPDAHDPSKRVAPTMLTTDLSLRFDPIYEPISRRFLENPAELADAFARAWFKLTHRDMGPIQRYLGPEVPAETLIWQDPLPARTHEVIGDAEIDALKAQLLASGLSISQLVSTAWASASSFRGSDKRGGANGARIRLEPQNGWEVNNPDELRTVLSTLEGIQTSFNAGGKHVSLADLIVLGGSAAVEAAAGKAGYDVVVPFTPGRVDASQEQTDVESFVPLEPAADGFRNYLGKGNRLPAEYLLLDKANLLTLSAPEMSVLVGGLRVLGANYQHSHVGVLTDNPGSLTNDFFVNLLDLGIEWTPTSKDAETFEGRDLATGDVKWTGSRVDLVFGSNSELRALAEVYASDDAKGKFVQDFVAAWTKVMELDRFDI; from the coding sequence ATGTCTGAGAACCACCAGCCGCTGCCAGCCGAAGCCAGCGAGGAGAGCCGAGGCGAGGAGAACAACGCGAGCCAGGGCGGTTGCCCGGTCGCACACGGCGCCGGCGCGACGCACCCGACCAGGGGCAGCGCCAACCGGGGCTGGTGGCCGAACCAGCTCAACCTGAAGATCCTCGCCAAGAACCCCGCCGTGGCGAACCCGCTGGGCGAGACGTTCGACTACGCCGAGGAGTTCAAGACCCTCGACCTCCCCGCCGTGAAGCGGGACATCGCCGAGGTGCTGACCACCTCGCAGGACTGGTGGCCGGCGGACTTCGGCCACTACGGCCCGTTCATGATCCGGATGGCGTGGCACAGCGCCGGCACCTACCGGATCACCGACGGCCGGGGTGGCGCCGGTGCCGGGCAGCAGCGGTTCGCGCCGCTCAACAGCTGGCCGGACAACGGCAACCTCGACAAGGCCCGTCGGCTGCTCTGGCCGGTCAAGAAGAAGTACGGCCAGAAGCTCTCCTGGGCCGACCTGATGATCCTCACCGGCAACGTCGCGCTGGAGTCGATGGGCTTCAAGACCTTCGGTTTCGCCGGCGGTCGTCCGGATGTCTGGGAGCCGGACGAGGACGTCTACTGGGGTCCGGAGACCACCTGGCTCGACGACGAGCGCTACAGCGGTGACCGCGAGCTGGAGAAGCCCCTCGGCGCGGTTCAGATGGGCCTCATCTACGTGAACCCGGAAGGTCCGAACGGCAACCCGGACCCGCTGGCGGCGGCTCGCGACATCCGCGAGACCTTCCGCCGGATGGCGATGAACGACGAGGAGACCGTCGCGCTGATCGCCGGTGGGCACACGTTCGGCAAGACCCACGGCGCGGCCGACCCGGAGAAGTACGTCGGCGCCGAGCCCGAAGGCGCGCCCCTGGAGGAGCAGGGCCTCGGCTGGAAGAACAGCTTCGGCACCGGCAAGGGTGGCGACACGATCACCAGTGGTCTGGAGGGAATCTGGACGAACACCCCGATCGAATGGGACAACAGCTTCTTCGAGATCCTCTTCGGCTACGAGTGGGAGCTGTTCAAGAGCCCGGCCGGTGCGAACCAGTGGCGGCCGAAGGACGGCGCCGGCGCGGGCTCCGTGCCCGACGCCCACGACCCGTCGAAGCGGGTTGCGCCGACTATGCTGACCACCGACCTCTCGCTGCGCTTCGACCCGATCTACGAGCCGATCTCGCGCCGCTTCCTGGAGAACCCGGCCGAGCTCGCGGATGCCTTCGCGCGGGCCTGGTTCAAGCTGACGCACCGCGACATGGGCCCGATCCAGCGCTACCTCGGTCCGGAGGTGCCGGCCGAGACGCTGATCTGGCAGGACCCGCTGCCCGCGCGGACGCACGAGGTCATCGGTGACGCCGAGATCGACGCGCTCAAGGCGCAGCTGCTCGCGTCCGGCCTTTCCATCTCCCAGCTGGTCTCGACCGCGTGGGCGTCGGCATCGTCGTTCCGCGGCAGTGACAAGCGTGGTGGCGCCAACGGTGCGCGCATTCGCCTCGAGCCGCAGAACGGCTGGGAGGTCAACAACCCGGACGAGCTGCGTACGGTGCTGAGCACGCTCGAGGGCATCCAGACGTCCTTCAACGCCGGCGGCAAGCACGTTTCGCTCGCCGACTTGATCGTGCTCGGCGGCTCCGCTGCTGTCGAGGCGGCTGCCGGCAAGGCTGGGTACGACGTGGTGGTGCCGTTCACGCCGGGCCGGGTGGACGCGTCGCAGGAGCAGACGGACGTCGAGTCGTTCGTACCGCTCGAGCCGGCCGCGGACGGGTTCCGCAACTACCTCGGCAAGGGCAACCGCCTGCCGGCCGAGTATCTCCTTCTCGACAAGGCGAACCTGCTGACCCTGAGCGCGCCCGAGATGTCGGTTCTCGTCGGCGGTCTGCGCGTACTGGGTGCGAACTACCAGCACTCGCACGTGGGCGTTCTCACCGACAACCCCGGGTCGTTGACCAACGACTTCTTCGTCAACCTGCTCGACCTCGGCATCGAGTGGACGCCGACGTCCAAGGACGCGGAGACCTTCGAGGGCCGCGATCTCGCGACTGGTGACGTGAAGTGGACCGGCAGCCGGGTCGACCTGGTCTTCGGTTCGAACTCCGAGCTGCGTGCGCTCGCCGAGGTTTACGCGAGCGACGACGCGAAGGGAAAGTTCGTACAGGACTTCGTCGCGGCGTGGACCAAGGTGATGGAGCTCGACCGCTTCGACATCTGA
- a CDS encoding quercetin 2,3-dioxygenase: protein MKTLAVTVRASGEGERAWFCGGGLFTWKVTAEESGGMFLVLEDEMEFGKVTPMHLHPETDETFYLLDGEVLLDVDGDQRTLGTGSIAAIPRGIPHAFMVTSPTARMLAFQTPGNNEAFYRMASEPFVAGGPPAPVDFDRIRAAAIETGAIEILGPPPFPQHQ from the coding sequence ATGAAAACACTTGCGGTAACGGTGCGCGCGAGCGGCGAAGGTGAGCGGGCCTGGTTCTGCGGCGGCGGGTTGTTCACCTGGAAGGTGACGGCCGAAGAAAGCGGCGGGATGTTCCTCGTCCTCGAGGACGAGATGGAGTTCGGCAAAGTGACGCCGATGCACCTCCATCCCGAGACCGACGAGACGTTCTACCTGCTCGACGGCGAGGTCCTGCTGGACGTCGATGGCGACCAGCGAACTCTCGGCACCGGCAGTATCGCGGCGATTCCGCGAGGTATCCCGCACGCCTTCATGGTCACGTCACCCACGGCGCGGATGCTGGCCTTCCAGACGCCCGGGAACAACGAGGCGTTCTACCGGATGGCGAGTGAGCCCTTCGTGGCCGGCGGTCCGCCCGCACCCGTCGACTTCGATCGGATTCGCGCGGCCGCGATCGAGACCGGCGCGATCGAGATCCTCGGACCGCCGCCGTTCCCGCAGCATCAATAG
- a CDS encoding TetR/AcrR family transcriptional regulator, producing MSTSYEQSGRVQQKTRTRNELIAAARELIARGGATPTVEEAAAAASISRTTAYRYFPSQKALLAAAHPETEATSLLPEGIGDDPAVRLDAAVATFVRSVIESERQQRTMLRLSLDTDTAPHELPLRKGRAIAWFEDALSPLVPRLTAEGVHRLAVALRSATGIESLVWLTDVGGLSRDEAAETMKWTAQALLHHALTVAPPA from the coding sequence GTGTCAACGTCTTACGAGCAGTCGGGCCGAGTCCAGCAGAAGACGCGTACCCGCAATGAGCTGATCGCGGCAGCGCGTGAGCTCATTGCGCGCGGTGGCGCGACGCCGACGGTCGAGGAGGCGGCCGCCGCGGCGTCGATCTCCAGGACGACCGCCTATCGGTATTTCCCGAGCCAGAAGGCGTTGCTCGCCGCGGCCCATCCGGAGACCGAGGCGACTTCCCTGCTGCCGGAAGGTATTGGCGACGACCCGGCGGTCCGGCTCGATGCCGCGGTCGCGACGTTCGTACGATCGGTGATCGAGTCCGAGCGCCAGCAGCGGACGATGTTGCGGCTCTCGCTCGACACGGACACCGCGCCGCACGAACTGCCGTTGCGCAAGGGCCGGGCGATCGCCTGGTTCGAGGATGCCCTCAGTCCGCTGGTGCCGCGGTTGACCGCCGAGGGTGTGCACCGGCTTGCCGTCGCGCTACGCAGCGCGACTGGTATCGAGTCTCTGGTCTGGCTCACCGACGTCGGCGGCCTCAGTCGCGATGAGGCCGCCGAGACAATGAAGTGGACCGCTCAAGCCTTACTGCATCACGCGCTGACGGTCGCCCCGCCCGCATAA